The genomic DNA ATCATTCCACAAAACATTAAATCTATTCGTTATTCCGGTTTCTACAGCTCCGCTAGTAGATCTAAGTATGAAATAGTAAATCAACTCTTCGAAGTACTTAGTAAAGAAGAAACAGAATCAAAATTCAATGATGATTCGATTCTCGATGAGAATCTTAAATTCCACAAATCTTGTCCTTTCTGTTACCAAAAAATGATTCTGTTAGAAGAAGTTGACGAATTCAAAGTTCCAGATATTGTTTACATCAAATTTGGAAAGGATCCACCTATAGAAGAACTATTCACAAGACTTGTTGCTTAACTTTGACTCAATTTTGGTCTATTAAATTCCTTAGTGAGAAATAACAAACAGCAAGTCAACTTTAGCCGAGGGCACTGCAGATAACAGCGCGGAAACGCTTCGCTTCGGCACAAGGCCTCGCTCGGCCTCCGGCACATTTCCCTTCTGGCACTCGCTTGCATACGCAAGCTACGTGGCCAGTCCCTAACGTCCCGTCCGGGACTCAGGGTCGGGAAACGTCGTCTCCGCTAGTTCGTTAATTGCAATTGGTTAAATCTCTTCAAAAAAAATCAGCGCGCAATTTTTCTTAAAGATTCAAAGAGATACAAATAACTTTTCTCTGAATTTTAACTTGCACTGGTTTGAACGTTTTGCGCGAGATTCAGGTGATTTAAAGAAAAAAATATGAGTGAAGAGATTTACTTCGCTCTAATTCATATTATTTTTATTCACGGTTCCCATGCTTCATGAATGATCGGTGCGCTTTAAAGAAAAACAAATATGAGCGAAAATTTGCGCGCTTGGGATAAGCCCACTTCGTATATCTAACAAATTCAATAAATAACCAACTGCAATTAACATCGCCTTACCGCTCGCTCAGGTCCTTAGCCACTTCGACTCAGATTTCTGTGGAAATCTGCTTCTCGTGTGGCCTTCGCTCGGCCTAAAGGCACATTTCGTGTTACGCTAACGCCTCATACTGAGGCTCAGCTACACGAAACGTCGGTAAGCCTCTATCGTTAATTGCAATAGGTTAAATCATACCAAAAAAACGCGCGAAAATTTTCTTTAAAGAGGGGTTGAGGAATTAATATATTACTGCCTTATAGTAGGGAAAACTCTTTTGAAGAATTCTTTTATTAAACTGTGCTTTGCTAAAGAATGATATTTTACCATTAATCGAAGAAAGATGACCTTTTAATTCACAAGTTCCAATCTGGATAATAAGAAAAGAAAGATTCGGATCGAAAATTTTCGCGCTTGATGAGATATCCCTTTCGACAATTATCTATTCCCGCAGAAACCTACTGCAATTAACATCGCCTTACCGCTCGCTCAGGTCCTTATCCACTTCGCCTCAGATTTCTGTGGAAATCTGCTTCTCGTGGGGCCCTCGCTCGGCCTAAAGGCACATTTCGTGTTACGCTAACGCCTCATACTGAGGCTCAGCTACACGAAACGTCGGTAAGCCTCTATCGTTAATTGCAATAGGTTAAATCATACAAAAAATGCGCACGAAAATTTTCTTTAGAAAGGGCTGAGGAATTAACATAAAGCTGCCTTTTAGTAGGGAAAATTCTTTTGAATCTTTTTTTAGTAAACTGTGCTTTGCTAAAGAATTATATTTTTCCATTAAACTAAGAATGAAGAGTTTTTTTATTCGCTAGTGCCTATGTAAATTTATAAGAAAAGAAAGATTCGGATCGAATATTTTCGCGCTTAATGAGATTGTCCTTTCGACAATTACATATTCCTGTAGAAACCTACTGCAATTAACAGCGCATTAACGCTTCGCTTCGGCACTCGCGGCCTCGCTTGGGCTACGCCACATTCCTCTCCGGCACGTTTTCTTGCCTCCGCAAAAATCGCGCCGACGCTAACGCCTGCCAATGCAGGCTCAGCTACGAGGAACGTCGTTAAGGCTAGTTCGTTATACGACATTCTTTAAAATAATTTTCACTAGAGGACAAATGAAAAATAAAGAAGAAGAAAATCAAAATTCAGAACCCTTAATATCATTAAATGAATTCTTAGAAAATCATCCACCGTCTCAGATAGTAACAGTAAACAACTTATACACTATTAACAAAGACAATTACGGAGAAATTCACTGGTATCTAAATAGACCAGAATTAAATCTGCACTGTTCTTCTGATAAGTGCAATGGTGTAAGGTTTTTTAGGAATACTGAAAGTCTTAAAATCGAATTGGATGTAAATAAAGAAAAATTAGTATTCCTTACTTATAAGTGTTCGAATTGCCAGACTAGCTCAAAAATATTTTCAGTAATAGTTTATCCTGAAAATGAAAAAATAGGAAAAATCTGCAAATTTGGAGAAATACCATTCTATGGTCCCCCAACTCCCTCAAAATTAATTAACCTAATAGGTCCAGATCGTGAAA from Leptospira wolbachii serovar Codice str. CDC includes the following:
- a CDS encoding DUF1062 domain-containing protein, translated to MKNKEEENQNSEPLISLNEFLENHPPSQIVTVNNLYTINKDNYGEIHWYLNRPELNLHCSSDKCNGVRFFRNTESLKIELDVNKEKLVFLTYKCSNCQTSSKIFSVIVYPENEKIGKICKFGEIPFYGPPTPSKLINLIGPDREIFLKGRQCENQSLGIGAFIYYRRVVENQKKQNSNENFRCN